In the Hemitrygon akajei chromosome 7, sHemAka1.3, whole genome shotgun sequence genome, one interval contains:
- the LOC140730852 gene encoding endonuclease domain-containing 1 protein-like: MLVAVLLSSVLWATRVPGTARAEVVRDFGECDWFFQNKVPPQGFSSRSRVKICQKFRNHYHYATLYRTDRRIPEYSAYRYPCSLGEGEAYRPSTWFQEPQIDDQNAESYMKSSSKTSSARQATDEDYRNSGYDRGHLNPFALNDKDSATATCTLTNAVPEEHGANVNWYQEVESVVEKLAKICHKSRRTMYILTGASNPTGIKIKNRVSVPKTVWTALCCTSSPDQNNDPCLSGQVPSEGQEVLVYYRDFSFAFMKTMKPEQVTKHLTVRGLQKKLKVDTLFHGCRGTRESDEDQVFKEVEGLIMNKIINPVNNTGSALPRPFGFEAATGILQFIRSSLLAPGRAAIHATLSSVLGATELAVPVLQGVGTVVGILLVTAFGVLISNP, from the exons ATGTTGGTGGCCGTCCTCCTCTCGTCCGTGCTCTGGGCGACCCGCGTTCCCGGGACAGCGCGGGCCGAGGTGGTCCGGGATTTCGGGGAATGTGACTGGTTTTTCCAGAACAAGGTGCCGCCGCAGGGTTTCAGCAGCCGAAGCCGGGTCAAGATCTGTCAGAAGTTCAGGAACCACTACCACTACGCTACGCTGTACCGGACCGACCGGCGGATCCCGGAGTACTCCGCCTACCGCTATCCTTGCTCTCTCGGCGAGGGCGAAGCGTACAGACCCAGCACATGGTTTCAGGAGCCGCAG ATCGACgatcaaaatgctgaaagttaCATGAAGAGTAGTTCAAAGACCTCCAGCGCCAGGCAGGCGACAGATGAAGATTACCGTAACTCTGGCTACGACCGGGGGCATCTCAATCCCTTCGCGCTGAATGACAAAGACAGCGCCACAGCTACCTGTACCCTGACTAACGCAGTGCCCGAGGAACACGGAGCCAACGTCAACTGGTACCAGGAGGTGGAATCGGTGGTCGAAAAGCTGGCGAAGATATGTCACAAGTCGCGGCGCACGATGTACATACTGACTGGCGCTTCCAACCCGACCGGGATCAAGATCAAAAACAGGGTCTCGGTGCCCAAGACAGTGTGGACGGCTCTCTGCTGCACCTCCTCGCCGGATCAAAACAACGACCCCTGCCTCAGTGGCCAGGTGCCCTCAGAGGGGCAGGAGGTGCTGGTGTACTACAGGGACTTCTCCTTCGCGTTCATGAAGACGATGAAGCCGGAGCAAGTCACAAAACACCTGACAGTGAGGGGGCTGCAGAAGAAACTGAAGGTGGACACACTGTTCCACGGCTGCAGAGGGACCAGGGAGAGCGACGAAGACCAAGTCTTCAAGGAGGTTGAGGGGCTGATTATGAACAAGATCATCAACCCCGTCAACAACACGGGCAGCGCCCTGCCCCGACCATTCGGCTTTGAAGCGGCCACAGGAATCCTCCAATTCATCCGCTCTAGTCTACTGGCTCCCGGTCGAGCTGCGATCCACGCCACACTCTCCAGCGTCCTGGGGGCCACCGAGCTGGCGGTACCAGTTCTGCAGGGCGTTGGCACGGTGGTTGGCATTCTCCTCGTCACTGCATTCGGAGTTCTCATCAGCAATCCCTGA